The following DNA comes from Haloarchaeobius salinus.
CGGCACCAGCACGCAGACGTCGTCGTCGTCGTCCGTCTCGGCCATCGCACGGAGTTCGACGTGGCGGCCGCAAAAGAGTTGCTGTCGGTGACGGGTAGGAGGACTAAAACTATTTACAGCCGGGGAAGCCGATATGGACGTATGAAAGCTGTCGTACTCGCCGCCGGCAAGGGCACCCGCCTCCGCCCCCTGACCGACGACAAACCCAAAGGAATGGTCGAGGTCGACGACAAGCCCATCATCACGCACTGTCTCGAGCAACTGCGCGACCTCGGAGCCGACGAGTTCGTCATCGTCGTCGGCTACCTCAAGGAGAAGATAATCAGCCACTACGGCGACGAGTTCGAGGGTATCCCCATCACGTACGCCCACCAGCGCGAGCAGAAGGGCCTCGCCCACGCGCTGCTCACCGTCGAGGAGTACATCGACGACGACTTCATGCTCATTCTCGGCGACAACATCTTCCGCGCGAACCTCCAGGACGTCGTCCGCCGCCAGCGCGAGGACCGCGCCGACGCCGCGTTCCTCGTCGAGGAGGTGCCGTGGGAGGAGGCGAGCCGCTACGGCGTCTGTGACACCAACAAGTACGGCGAGATCGTCGACGTCGTCGAGAAGCCCGACGACCCGCCGTCGAACCTCGTGATGACGGGCTTCTACACGTTCACGCCCGCCATCTTCCACGCCTGCCACCTCGTCCAGCCCTCCGGCCGCGGCGAGTACGAGATCAGCGACGCGGTCGACCTGCTCATCAAGAGCGGGCGCACCATCGACGCCATCCGCATCGACGGCTGGCGCACCGACATCGGCTACCCGGAGGACCGCGACGAGGCCGAGCGCAAGCTCCAGGCCGCTGACGAGGCCGGTGCGGACGAGGACGCGAGCGCAGCCGACGAGGAGACCGAGGAAGCAACCGCAGGG
Coding sequences within:
- the aglF gene encoding UTP--glucose-1-phosphate uridylyltransferase AglF, whose product is MKAVVLAAGKGTRLRPLTDDKPKGMVEVDDKPIITHCLEQLRDLGADEFVIVVGYLKEKIISHYGDEFEGIPITYAHQREQKGLAHALLTVEEYIDDDFMLILGDNIFRANLQDVVRRQREDRADAAFLVEEVPWEEASRYGVCDTNKYGEIVDVVEKPDDPPSNLVMTGFYTFTPAIFHACHLVQPSGRGEYEISDAVDLLIKSGRTIDAIRIDGWRTDIGYPEDRDEAERKLQAADEAGADEDASAADEETEEATAGSGSE